The proteins below come from a single Dermatophilaceae bacterium Soc4.6 genomic window:
- the steA gene encoding putative cytokinetic ring protein SteA, which yields MSISLRLRRGRPSEPSERGGPVRVDARTKNLTKRLRAGDVAVINHVDIDKVSAEALVAIRPAAVVNAAASISGRYPNLGPGILVDAGIPLLDAVGDTVMSAVKEGDLAVIDGDTLVVRGRVVARGARMSADSVAEQTEAAREGLAEQLEAFAGNTMEFLKRERELLLDGVGVPDIRTPIDGRHALIVVRGYHYLEDLQALRSYIREYKPVIIGVDGGADALLENGHRPDLIVGDMDSVSDKALRCGAEIVVHAYRDGRAPGLQRVTDLGLDPVVFPATGTSEDVAMLLADDSGATLIVAVGTHATLVEFLDKGRSGMASSFLTRLRVGGKLVDAKGVSRLYRPRISALALVATMLVGLLALGVALAATPGGQALLQVLGARWDGVWARLLGVFS from the coding sequence ATGTCGATCTCGTTGCGCCTGCGTCGCGGACGCCCCTCGGAGCCCTCCGAGCGGGGCGGACCGGTGCGCGTGGACGCCCGCACCAAGAACCTCACCAAGCGACTGCGCGCCGGCGACGTCGCGGTCATCAACCACGTCGACATCGACAAGGTCAGTGCGGAGGCCCTGGTGGCGATCCGGCCGGCCGCCGTCGTCAATGCCGCCGCATCCATCTCGGGGCGCTACCCCAACCTGGGGCCGGGAATCCTGGTCGACGCCGGCATCCCGCTGCTCGACGCCGTCGGAGACACCGTGATGTCGGCCGTCAAGGAGGGCGACCTGGCGGTGATCGACGGCGACACCCTCGTCGTGCGCGGCAGGGTGGTGGCGCGCGGTGCGCGGATGAGCGCCGACTCGGTCGCCGAGCAGACCGAGGCGGCCCGCGAAGGTCTGGCCGAGCAGCTCGAGGCCTTCGCGGGCAACACGATGGAGTTCCTCAAGCGAGAGCGCGAGCTGTTGCTCGACGGGGTCGGGGTGCCCGACATCCGCACCCCGATCGACGGACGTCACGCCCTGATCGTCGTGCGCGGCTACCACTACCTCGAGGACCTCCAGGCCCTGCGGTCCTACATCCGGGAGTACAAGCCGGTGATCATCGGGGTCGACGGTGGCGCCGACGCCCTGCTCGAGAACGGCCACCGCCCCGACCTCATCGTCGGCGACATGGACTCGGTCTCCGACAAGGCGCTGCGATGCGGAGCCGAGATCGTCGTGCACGCCTACCGCGACGGTCGGGCCCCCGGTCTGCAGCGCGTCACCGACCTGGGTCTCGACCCGGTCGTCTTCCCCGCCACGGGCACCAGCGAGGACGTCGCCATGCTGCTGGCCGACGACAGCGGCGCCACCCTCATCGTGGCGGTGGGCACGCACGCCACCCTGGTGGAGTTCCTCGACAAGGGGCGCTCGGGCATGGCCAGCTCGTTCCTGACCCGGCTGCGGGTGGGGGGCAAGCTCGTCGACGCCAAGGGCGTCAGCCGGCTCTACCGCCCACGCATCTCGGCCCTCGCCCTGGTCGCCACGATGCTGGTCGGTCTCCTCGCCCTGGGCGTCGCCCTCGCCGCCACCCCCGGCGGCCAGGCGCTGCTGCAGGTGCTCGGGGCCAGGTGGGACGGCGTCTGGGCCCGTCTCCTGGGGGTGTTCTCGTGA
- the recN gene encoding DNA repair protein RecN yields MFQEIRIRGVGVIEDAVLELSPGLNVVTGETGAGKTMVVSGLGLLLGARADSGLVRSGVASALVEGIVTLPAGHPALVRAAEAGADVDDDLVLARTVTREGRSRAHVGGRSSPVGVLAELGELLVAVHGQADQWRLRQGDQHRQVLDDVGGAALGALRERYEETFDALAVAASERDRLRRLARDRAREVDVLRAGLERIEAVDPRPGEDVELRAEDERLGHVDGLRLAAEQAHALLTGEDDGYAGAPASAGVTELLASTRGALTPLATHDAALADLERRVAEVAYLVTDLGADLASYLGDVDVDPARLAVVQQRRADLAALTRVYGDTVDEVLQWAQEAAVSLDEILGADDRVAELEEQTVVLKRDLGSRALALHAARVATAEDFGQKVTAELGHLAMGRARVEVSVTTHPDPDGLALEAEPTSRGAAAVRYGRHGVDEVEILLAANAGAPARSVAKAASGGELSRVMLALEVVTGAGGGQSVPTFVFDEVDAGVGGSAALDVGARLAVLARTAQVVVVTHLAQVAAFADRHLVVHKQDDGSVTSSSVTQVSADERLRELSRMMGGDPASGAGLEHARELVAQADVARASQTRAEPGAVDPAPAPGTTPTRRARAPRPSKAGRPPAPAGAGTTPG; encoded by the coding sequence GTCCGCCCTGGTCGAGGGCATCGTCACCCTGCCGGCCGGGCACCCGGCCCTCGTGCGGGCGGCCGAGGCGGGGGCCGACGTCGACGACGACCTGGTCCTCGCTCGCACCGTCACCCGCGAGGGCCGATCGCGGGCGCACGTCGGAGGCCGCAGCAGCCCGGTCGGTGTGCTGGCCGAGCTCGGTGAGCTGCTCGTCGCGGTGCACGGGCAGGCCGACCAGTGGCGTCTACGTCAGGGTGACCAGCACCGCCAGGTCCTCGACGACGTCGGGGGCGCAGCGCTCGGCGCGCTGCGAGAGCGCTACGAGGAGACCTTCGATGCCCTGGCTGTGGCGGCGTCCGAGCGAGACCGCCTGCGGCGCCTGGCCCGCGACCGGGCCCGCGAGGTCGACGTGCTGCGGGCCGGCCTGGAGCGGATCGAGGCCGTCGACCCCCGACCCGGCGAGGACGTCGAGCTGCGCGCCGAGGACGAGCGGCTCGGTCACGTCGACGGCCTGCGCCTGGCGGCCGAGCAGGCGCACGCCCTGCTCACCGGCGAGGACGACGGGTATGCCGGCGCCCCCGCGAGCGCCGGTGTCACCGAGCTGCTCGCCTCGACCCGCGGGGCGCTGACGCCGCTCGCCACCCACGACGCCGCGCTCGCCGACCTCGAGCGCCGCGTCGCCGAGGTGGCCTACCTCGTGACCGACCTCGGCGCCGACCTCGCGTCCTACCTCGGTGACGTCGACGTCGACCCCGCCCGCCTGGCTGTGGTGCAGCAGCGACGGGCCGACCTGGCGGCGCTGACCCGGGTCTACGGCGACACCGTCGACGAGGTGCTGCAGTGGGCCCAGGAGGCGGCGGTCAGCCTCGACGAGATCCTCGGCGCCGACGACCGGGTGGCCGAGCTCGAGGAGCAGACCGTCGTGCTGAAGCGCGACCTCGGGTCCCGGGCGCTCGCCCTCCACGCGGCCAGGGTGGCGACCGCCGAGGACTTCGGGCAGAAGGTGACGGCCGAGCTCGGTCACCTGGCGATGGGGCGGGCTCGGGTCGAGGTCAGCGTGACGACCCACCCCGACCCCGACGGCCTCGCCCTCGAGGCCGAGCCCACGTCCCGTGGTGCGGCGGCGGTGCGATACGGCCGGCACGGCGTCGACGAGGTGGAGATCCTCCTCGCGGCCAACGCGGGGGCACCCGCCCGCAGCGTCGCCAAGGCGGCCTCCGGCGGAGAGCTCTCCCGCGTGATGCTGGCGCTCGAGGTGGTCACCGGCGCCGGCGGGGGACAGAGCGTGCCGACGTTCGTCTTCGACGAGGTCGACGCCGGGGTGGGCGGCAGCGCCGCCCTCGACGTCGGTGCCCGCCTGGCGGTCCTGGCCCGCACCGCGCAGGTCGTGGTCGTGACGCACCTCGCTCAGGTCGCCGCCTTCGCCGACCGCCACCTCGTGGTCCACAAGCAGGACGACGGCAGCGTGACCTCGAGCTCGGTGACGCAGGTGAGCGCCGACGAGCGGCTGCGCGAGCTGTCGCGGATGATGGGCGGCGACCCCGCCTCGGGGGCCGGCCTCGAGCACGCCCGCGAGCTCGTCGCCCAGGCCGATGTCGCCCGCGCGTCCCAGACCCGGGCGGAGCCCGGGGCCGTCGACCCGGCCCCCGCACCGGGAACCACGCCGACCAGGCGTGCCCGGGCGCCCAGACCGTCCAAGGCGGGCCGGCCGCCCGCCCCGGCCGGGGCGGGCACGACGCCGGGGTGA
- a CDS encoding copper transporter — translation MIDFRYHLVSIVSIFVALAVGIVLGAGPLQGGIGTQLTDQVSQLRQDMETLRTQRDDNAKTVTAQEGYAAAVASSALSGRLKGQTVALLVSSDAAGKFAELTTTALQQAGATVTTVVTLKDAFRAPESAPDRLTAATTAAAAMGLTPTSDADELLAQVLTSALVQRPAGSGTGPTTPGLPSASSTRVSGEGTGQLASASALRTLGSAGLLDLTNDNPAPASLAVVLGGPISGTTTSVTAQTATMTALLRVLASATGGVVVGSGAPTTAVGQETTTNLVTAVRADGRLAGSLSSVDHADSVVGAGVVVLALAAQEGGRAGHYGISADAKADVPPTT, via the coding sequence GTGATCGACTTCCGCTACCACCTGGTCTCCATCGTCTCGATCTTCGTCGCGCTCGCGGTCGGCATCGTGCTGGGGGCCGGGCCCCTTCAGGGGGGCATCGGCACGCAGCTGACCGACCAGGTCTCGCAGCTGCGGCAGGACATGGAGACGCTGCGCACCCAGCGCGACGACAACGCGAAGACCGTCACGGCGCAGGAGGGCTACGCCGCCGCCGTCGCGTCCTCGGCGCTCTCGGGTCGGCTCAAGGGACAGACCGTCGCCCTGCTCGTCTCGTCCGACGCCGCCGGCAAGTTCGCCGAGCTGACCACGACGGCCCTGCAGCAGGCCGGCGCCACCGTGACCACGGTCGTCACCCTCAAGGACGCCTTCCGTGCTCCGGAGTCCGCACCGGACCGGCTCACCGCGGCCACCACCGCCGCCGCTGCGATGGGGCTGACCCCGACGTCGGATGCCGACGAGCTGCTCGCCCAGGTGCTGACGTCGGCGCTGGTGCAGCGGCCGGCGGGCTCCGGGACCGGTCCGACCACCCCGGGCCTGCCGTCAGCGTCGTCGACGAGGGTGTCCGGCGAGGGCACCGGGCAGCTCGCGTCGGCATCCGCTCTCAGGACACTGGGCTCGGCCGGGCTGCTCGACCTCACCAACGACAACCCGGCCCCCGCGAGTCTTGCGGTGGTGCTGGGCGGGCCCATCTCGGGCACGACGACCTCGGTGACCGCGCAGACGGCCACGATGACGGCCTTGCTGCGCGTCCTCGCTTCCGCCACGGGCGGCGTCGTGGTCGGCTCAGGCGCTCCGACGACGGCGGTGGGGCAGGAGACGACGACCAACCTGGTGACCGCGGTGCGAGCCGACGGACGCCTGGCCGGCTCGCTGTCGAGCGTCGACCACGCCGACTCCGTCGTCGGGGCCGGTGTCGTCGTGCTCGCCCTGGCCGCCCAGGAAGGCGGCCGCGCCGGCCACTACGGCATCTCGGCCGACGCCAAGGCCGACGTCCCCCCGACGACGTGA